The following DNA comes from Vigna radiata var. radiata cultivar VC1973A chromosome 4, Vradiata_ver6, whole genome shotgun sequence.
ACACACAAATGAGCTCCTCCAATCTGAAATCCAATGAAAAAAAACTCCTACATTACAATCAAACAATAGAAATACAGCGAATGCTCAGTCTTACACCATACATGTAATGGCCATTCACGTCTTCTTCACACCACTTCTGTTTTCCATCTTAAGTGGCAAAGGAGCAGAGAACAGGAGCTTTTCTTTCTCTGCATTTCTTCCCTCATTTTCCACAGCCCTTCTACTACTCCTCTCACCATCATCACTTACTCCACTCTCTAACACCAACACTTCCTCCTCATCATCAGCACCCTCATAAGAATTTacaccatcatcttcaactgAACCACTCACATTATCCAAAACCTCTCCTTGCTCATCACTAGATGAACAACTTCCATCGGAACATCTTACATCCCTGCTATAAACCTCACATATATTCCCATTCTCAGCAAACCTAACACTCTTCTTCACTCCTCGCTTACCAAGGAAGGCGCCATTTTTGTCTGGGGACACCCCACTACTTCCACCGATCAAAACATTGGTCACCCCCTCAGACTCAGAATCTTCTTCATCATTAGCAGAAACCTTACATAGTCTACTCAGCTTTTCAACCCTATCCCTCAAATTATGCAGTAGCTTCCTCCTTTCCTCATCACCTGCCTTTCTCGATGTTTGAACTTTCTTACCAGACCTCACATTTCTTGCTTCTCTAACATAGAGCACGTGCTTTCTCAAAGCAACCTCTTCGAGTGAGTCCAAAAACCGAACCAAATCTCTGCTGATCGACCTTTTCCCATCTACAATCATCGGATCACAACCCTAGaatcaaaatttaaacttttgatGAGTTTTGTTCTGGGTGGAGAGGCTATGAGGCTAAAAAGCACAAGCACAGATCTCAGAGACAAGAAAGTATTTACGCATTGCACACCAACAAAATCTTAACATTCCTAGAGGATTTCAGACTCATTTCCTTCACGGATAGGATTCTGATCCTCACCCACTTAACCAACTttagcagtttttttttttctactttttattgaaaagtaataaattaaaaagaaaattcccATGACTAGATTACCTCGATCGAATCAAGTTCGAGGAGCAAGTTCATGGCTTTGAGAGAAAGGGCTGCGAAATCGACATGGCCATGGCTGGAACAAGAGGATTTGAGAGCGTTGAATGTGGATTTGATGGAAGCGAGGTGTTTGAGCTGGGTTAGGGTTCTTGATCTGCGAGCAAGGAAGGAGCGAAAATGGGTTTGGATGACGGTGGCCGCGGTGTGGCGGAGGGAGTGGCGGGTGTAGTGGTTGAGAGAGGACTCGAGGGATTCGATGCGGTGAAGGAGAGATGAGATGGCGGAATGGGTTTGGTGTTGGTGTTGAAGGTGGTGGTTTTGGGTGGGGAGGTTAAGGTTGTGGTGAATGTGAGATTTGGTGTAGTTTTGATGGGAGGGAAGAATAGGGTGAGGTTGGGGTTGAGAGAGGAGTGATGCAACGGGGTGCAGAAGGTGGTGTTGGGGTGGTGGAGTTGTGCAACAGGTGTTAAGAGGATTGTGGTAGCAGCAGCAttgggtggtggtggtggtggcggtgatggtgggaggaggaggaggaggagcttggtggtggtggtaaTGGTGACAGTGGCAGTGAGAGGCCATTCAGCAACACTCCGAGGGAAGAAGGGTTTTGGTGTTGTTGGCGAGTGCTTGGTCAATTCAAAGGGTATTTAAGACACTGTAACGAATTGGTTTACCATTTGCAAAAGTAATCAGATATTTTAGAgactttgtttttataaaaaaaaaaattaagagtttgtttttataaaaaaaaattgttatttaataaattttaaatactaaataaatgTCATGAACTCGTATCGATAGTgttaattccaattttttaatttaccaTTTACGTGTTTTATGGCTTTTATTTAagattgaaaattgaaatactGACATTAATAAAGGTCTATTACAGCATTGAATAGgttgattaataaaaatatgtgatCACCTATATTACATCCAGTGATTAAGTTTCacttatactatttttttttgggttaaatatagttttaatttctatattacgaggcgattttggttttagtctctggtacaatttagtttttcaattttagaaaactctagttttagtctttttaccaaatttttttaactttatttgttgtttcaaatgtgtttctcagttaacattgaagcaaaaatgtgtcaaatagtgtaaagaatccaaatgctataatgaaacgggcttgaaacagtaaataaagttaaaaaaatttggtaaaaaaagactaaaaccagagttttctaaaattactaaattgtaccttggtttgaaagagaaactaaaaccaaaatcgcccgagactaaaaacgtatttaatccttctcttttaactaaatttaatttaacggctctttccaaaaaaaatacaaacataatTGAGAATGAAGTTTGTAAAACAAAAAAGGAGCAATTATTCGTAAATATTTGAACCTTATCttatcataaattaataaaattgttacatttgataacttaaataataataactattaataataaatttattatcgaTATTCCCTTATATCCAATTCGTTAACAATGTAATAACCTTTGTATTTAAAGTGCATACACGAGtcattgttgaaaaaaaataatacaagaatTAATATAGTAAAACATAATTACTAGATGATTTGcaaaatgataaaaacttaATTACTAGATAAAATTAAGCCAAATATCCAATCTCTAGTGTATTATCGTGAAAAACGTTGTTAGTTGTTTTTTCTATTAGAGTTTGTTAAATGAAAACTAGCTTccataagaaaaagaagaagagagaaaatataaaataacagaaaaagataataattttttttatattcttactTAGGCAAAATAACCTATCTATATAtgtaaacaatataatttaatataactatgaatataaataaaataaaataataaatatgtaaactagttaattaacttaaaaatgGTCAAATCTTTTTAACTAggaaaaatataagttaaactaaaattgtataattactATGATGGCTAACAGTTAAAGTGAGTTTACTCAGGTATAGTTTTGATTAAATAACATAGCTTcaacttatttttgaaatagCTGAGTGTATGTAAAGAGAATCAGAGAAATGTGTTGGTAATAAGAGTTTGTTTGTCTCGCCTAGTTTATATGATAAAGGCTACTAATTTAGATCACAATATCCATTCAAAAAATACCTTTGAGCATGCAAGATTATATATGTTCTTGCTGAGACGAAGCTGTGATACACCTCAATTTTTCATCTGTTAAAACAATCTAAAAGTGTATATACTCACTCAAGTTCATATCTAAACTAAAAATTGAGAATTTGATACTCTATGCAAATGCAGAATGAAGGTGCCAAAACAAGCTATGTCATAAATATACGGGGAGATTTCAACTGGCATAGGACTGTGTATGATCATATGCTTTCTTCAGCATAGCAGCATGCTTTTGTCCAGTAAGATGAAAATTATAGACTGTCTCACTATTACACACCACGTTACATATAGCACAGATCTTAACTGCTTCAGCTGCTGCTCCACCATCAAgaaccttctttttctttttctccaagTCTTCAAGGGTTTCagctttttttctcttaatcttGTTCCCACTGGTTGATTTGCTCTTGTTGTCTGGTAATTGGGGTCCTATTACGGGATTAGATGACCCAGACGGTTGAACTTGGGTTGGTTTCAATGATTCTCTTAGTTTTTCCAAGTTCCTTTTGTGCTTCTTTCCTAATTTATGTTGGTCCAGCACTTCCTTGCCAGTGCATTCTATCTTGCAAACTTCACAATATGCAGGTTGCACAACCTTAGTTTTAgcttttttttgctttttattcAGTATTCCATTGACATGTTGTTGAGCTGCAGTATTTGCCCACCATATAGCCGATTGTTCTGAGCCATTGGATGGTATAGAGATACCCTGCACGGTTGCatgtatttatgtatttatttccAAATCTAGATAATAACAgtggaattaaaaaaatttaatgggGAACTCAGACTTGCATACAGCCAACAAACGAACTTCAATATACTCTTCCAATCCTTAATCAGGCAATCTtaaaaacaacaatataatcaaaacCCAGAGTCACtcaatgaatttttcttttgaaacagCGTTCATCAAATGCCTTTTTGGGTCACCATGTGATTTGTGCAGCGTATTTGACAATGACTAATCTCCCCACAAAAACCTGACTAATTTCATGAAAACGTGACTGATCATCTTAGCCGAGTCTCTCCTCCTAGATAGATTTTTCTCCACTAAGGTCTCTATAAACTTAGTTCTACTTGAACCAACATGTTGATAGTAAAGCacttctttataaaaaatatttgaaatacacTATGAATGTAGAGAAAATTACCGAgactataatttataaaagataatacacAATGAACTTCTACCATAAAGTATAGATTGAATGACTTAATCAATGTCATAAGCTACCACTCCAATCCTATTAGTAGGTAAAACTTGTTcactttcattttcactttctctGACTTTTAGATTGTttagatcaattttttttatggaaaaccAAAAATAACACGTTCAATGACACAAAGGCAATGACTGCCAAACAAAGTTCATAGTAACCTGAAATCTATAGAcaacttaaataaattcaaaatcataCTCCACTCGATTTcacaaatatataatagaatatatGTTTACATTCCTCTGGTTACATTCTTAACTTCAGATAACTATGACAGAAAGATAGTTGATATCGAGATAAcaaacaatgtcaacttgatTCATGTGAAACCCAAACAATCAGATAACATAGTGTCGAGGTCATAAAACTTTCATTACCCAGATATAGAGGATGTGTATTTAGATTAGCAAAAGTATGCTCTACTAAGAGGAACATAATGGGTTATGAAATATAGGTTTAAGTAAAACAGTATTGACTAATATGCTAACTACTCTCATACTCATCCATGGCCCTATATGTCCAAAGTCATTTCAATACTGAAATACAAAACCATTGTATAATCTGCAATGCAATAgtgtaaattttaataagacATGAAATTCTAATGtcaatgaatgaaaatatgaaagatgTAATAAGAATGCCTAAGCATCAAATATGGTATCCACAGATTTCTACATGGATTTTACCTCCCTATATCtaagcaaaacaaaaaacaaagcaGTCATACATCATTGGTAGACACTACGAGCATAGTCAACCAATCATCACTATCAACAAATCAATTTCCTATAATACTTCAACTAGCTGCCACTAGACAATAACATGTTcacttctattttaattttcaactacTTCATGAAACTAATTGAAATGTACACAAACAAAGATTTAAAAAACTCTGTCGGAACATTTCAACGGCAACCGCAAGGATACAGGGGAGTCCCCAACAGTAGTCTGTATTTGACCACAATTTCCCACAATATCAGGGATCTCAACAAAACTAGGACCTCGACTGCAACTTAAAACCCTGTTGAGACCAATAATTGTTGACCAACATTATAAACATAGTTCTATGCTCTACTCTCTACACATGCAACCACAAAACAGTATAAACCAGTCACAAATATAAAAGGAATCAAACTCATGCATACACATTATCCAAATCCACCTTTTtcccttaaaaaaaataaaaatcaaaactttagCCAAAAACTCGGAAAGAAACAGGCACTTACAGGCGCATAGACAGTTGGGTCAGAACCAAATTGCCTAACAGCCTCTCTGGCAGCCCA
Coding sequences within:
- the LOC106758625 gene encoding BAG family molecular chaperone regulator 8, chloroplastic; this translates as MASHCHCHHYHHHQAPPPPPPTITATTTTTQCCCYHNPLNTCCTTPPPQHHLLHPVASLLSQPQPHPILPSHQNYTKSHIHHNLNLPTQNHHLQHQHQTHSAISSLLHRIESLESSLNHYTRHSLRHTAATVIQTHFRSFLARRSRTLTQLKHLASIKSTFNALKSSCSSHGHVDFAALSLKAMNLLLELDSIEGCDPMIVDGKRSISRDLVRFLDSLEEVALRKHVLYVREARNVRSGKKVQTSRKAGDEERRKLLHNLRDRVEKLSRLCKVSANDEEDSESEGVTNVLIGGSSGVSPDKNGAFLGKRGVKKSVRFAENGNICEVYSRDVRCSDGSCSSSDEQGEVLDNVSGSVEDDGVNSYEGADDEEEVLVLESGVSDDGERSSRRAVENEGRNAEKEKLLFSAPLPLKMENRSGVKKT
- the LOC106758654 gene encoding uncharacterized protein LOC106758654, whose product is MEYGNWAESLQTETPLLSFPQPSSSSYAHPPSQNIHYPSYPQNPNPSSSLPLKPPGVDSLPPSNPIMYSNHESVPIPSLIYTQTHVGAGSDSGYYVNENWAAREAVRQFGSDPTVYAPGISIPSNGSEQSAIWWANTAAQQHVNGILNKKQKKAKTKVVQPAYCEVCKIECTGKEVLDQHKLGKKHKRNLEKLRESLKPTQVQPSGSSNPVIGPQLPDNKSKSTSGNKIKRKKAETLEDLEKKKKKVLDGGAAAEAVKICAICNVVCNSETVYNFHLTGQKHAAMLKKAYDHTQSYAS